A genomic stretch from Echeneis naucrates chromosome 6, fEcheNa1.1, whole genome shotgun sequence includes:
- the sult2st3 gene encoding sulfotransferase family 2, cytosolic sulfotransferase 3 isoform X2, whose product MSSGYIQYHGLLLPTEAHSMESLEYAQNFTVEDTDVFAVTYPKSGTIWMQEILPLVLNAGDLTPIQTIPNWDRVPWLEEKRLAHVVDELPSPRALVTHFPYNLMPPSFHTSKAKVIYVTRNPKDVMVSSYYFHQMAGFLEDPGTFDEFMEKFLEGKVMFGKWTDHVKSWRRSELGDRIMYITYEEMVQDLPAVLRCISDFLDRNLSEEIIHKITEHCSFESMKANTMSNFSLIPKVYMDQTKSPFYRKGIVGDWKNHFSSEQLTRFTSVICKELKGETFSLPGVWNEHQPQEGERGHADYVTVGHK is encoded by the exons ATGTCTTCTGGGTACATTCAGTATCATGGTCTTCTCTTGCCCACTGAGGCTCACAGCATGGAGAGCTTGGAGTATGCCCAAAATTTCACTGTGGAGGACACTGATGTCTTTGCTGTAACTTACCCCAAATCAg GTACCATCTGGATGCAGGAGATCTTGCCACTTGTGCTTAATGCTGGAGATCTGACACCTATCCAGACTATTCCTAACTGGGACAGGGTGCCCTggctggaggaaaaaagattGGCACATGTTGTGGATGAGCTGCCATCTCCACGGGCGCTGGTTACACATTTTCCCTACAACCTCATGCCCCCATCCTTTCACACCTCTAAAGCCAAG GTAATCTATGTCACCAGGAACCCAAAGGACGTGATGGTGTCTTCGTACTACTTCCACCAGATGGCAGGATTTCTTGAGGATCCGGGAACTTTTGACGAATTCATGGAGAAATTCCTGGAGGGCAAAG TGATGTTTGGGAAATGGACGGACCACGTGAAGAGCTGGAGACGCTCAGAGCTGGGAGACAGAATAATGTATATCACATATGAAGAAATGGTTCAA GACCTGCCTGCAGTTCTCAGGTGCATTTCAGATTTCCTGGACAGAAACTTGAGTGAAGAGATTATTCATAAGATAACAGAGCATTGCTCCTTTGAGAGCATGAAGGCCAACACCATGTCCAACTTCAGCCTGATCCCGAAGGTCTACATGGACCAGACCAAGTCTCCATTCTACAGGAAAG GCATTGTTGGAGACTGGAAAAACCACTTTAGTTCAGAGCAACTGACCCGATTCACGTCTGTGATTTGCAAAGAGCTGAAGGGTGAGACCTTCTCTCTGCCTGGAGTCTGGAATGAGCATCAGccacaggaaggagaaagaggccATGCAGATTATGTCACAGTAGGCCACAAATAG
- the tmem147 gene encoding BOS complex subunit TMEM147, which translates to MTLFHFGNCFALAYFPYFITYKCSGLSEYNAFWRCVQAGATYLFVQLCKMLFLATFFPTWEGGAGVYDFVGEFMKATVDLADLLGLHLVMSRNAGKGEYKIMVAAMGWATAELVMSRCLPLWVGARGIEFDWKYIQMSFDSNINLVHYIAMAAVVWMFTRYDLPKTFRLPVTVLLALCVYKAFLMELFVHVFLLGSWTVLLVKAVLTGAISLCSLFLFITLVHSN; encoded by the exons ATGACACTGTTTCACTTTGGAAACTGCTTCGCTCTGGCATATTTCCCGTACTTTATAACATACAAGTGCAGTGGCCT TTCAGAGTACAATGCCTTCTGGAGATGTGTCCAGGCTGGTGCTACCTACTTGTTTGTCCAGCTCTGTAAG atGCTGTTCTTAGCCACGTTTTTCCCCACATGGGAAGGAGGAGCTGGGGTTTATGACTTTGTAGGG GAATTTATGAAGGCAACAGTGGATCTGGCAGATCTGTTGGGCCTCCATCTTGTGATGTCACGTAATGCTGGTAAAGGAGAATACAAGATCATGGTGGCTGCCATGGGCTGGGCAACAGCAGAACTTGTCATGTCCAG GTGTCTTCCTCTATGGGTGGGAGCCAGAGGGATTGAGTTTGACTGGAAATACATCCAAATGAGCTTTGACTCAAATATCAATTTG GTCCATTATATTGCCATGGCCGCAGTGGTGTGGATGTTTACACGATATGACCTTCCAAAGACCTTCAGACTGCCTGTTACTGTGCTGCTGGCTCTTTGTGTCTACAAGGCCTTCTTAATGGA GTTGTTTGTCCATGTTTTCCTCTTGGGCAGTTGGACAGTCTTGCTGGTCAAAGCCGTGCTTACTGGGGccatctctctctgctcactgtTTCTCTTTATCACTCTGGTCCATAGCAACTAA
- the sult2st3 gene encoding sulfotransferase family 2, cytosolic sulfotransferase 3 isoform X1: MEREVGEKYLLYHGLPVPKETHSPESLKFAQDFSFRDDDVLSAVYPKTGTIWMQEILPLVLNAGDLTPIQTIPNWDRVPWLEEKRLAHVVDELPSPRALVTHFPYNLMPPSFHTSKAKVIYVTRNPKDVMVSSYYFHQMAGFLEDPGTFDEFMEKFLEGKVMFGKWTDHVKSWRRSELGDRIMYITYEEMVQDLPAVLRCISDFLDRNLSEEIIHKITEHCSFESMKANTMSNFSLIPKVYMDQTKSPFYRKGIVGDWKNHFSSEQLTRFTSVICKELKGETFSLPGVWNEHQPQEGERGHADYVTVGHK, from the exons atggagagagaagTTGGGGAGAAGTACTTGCTTTATCACGGGCTCCCGGTCCCGAAGGAGACTCACAGCCCAGAGAGCCTCAAGTTTGCTCAGGATTTCAGCTTCCGAGACGATGATGTGCTGTCTGCCGTCTATCCGAAGACAG GTACCATCTGGATGCAGGAGATCTTGCCACTTGTGCTTAATGCTGGAGATCTGACACCTATCCAGACTATTCCTAACTGGGACAGGGTGCCCTggctggaggaaaaaagattGGCACATGTTGTGGATGAGCTGCCATCTCCACGGGCGCTGGTTACACATTTTCCCTACAACCTCATGCCCCCATCCTTTCACACCTCTAAAGCCAAG GTAATCTATGTCACCAGGAACCCAAAGGACGTGATGGTGTCTTCGTACTACTTCCACCAGATGGCAGGATTTCTTGAGGATCCGGGAACTTTTGACGAATTCATGGAGAAATTCCTGGAGGGCAAAG TGATGTTTGGGAAATGGACGGACCACGTGAAGAGCTGGAGACGCTCAGAGCTGGGAGACAGAATAATGTATATCACATATGAAGAAATGGTTCAA GACCTGCCTGCAGTTCTCAGGTGCATTTCAGATTTCCTGGACAGAAACTTGAGTGAAGAGATTATTCATAAGATAACAGAGCATTGCTCCTTTGAGAGCATGAAGGCCAACACCATGTCCAACTTCAGCCTGATCCCGAAGGTCTACATGGACCAGACCAAGTCTCCATTCTACAGGAAAG GCATTGTTGGAGACTGGAAAAACCACTTTAGTTCAGAGCAACTGACCCGATTCACGTCTGTGATTTGCAAAGAGCTGAAGGGTGAGACCTTCTCTCTGCCTGGAGTCTGGAATGAGCATCAGccacaggaaggagaaagaggccATGCAGATTATGTCACAGTAGGCCACAAATAG